A single window of Candidatus Zixiibacteriota bacterium DNA harbors:
- a CDS encoding rhodanese-like domain-containing protein: protein MAIRQLTILLIISVVLGLGVNLVSPNSIAVIGKYRSLSSGTEPIIPPNADVDDPPFIALDLAELEFNSGNVVFIDCREPEEFECGTIPGAINIPFDYLPEDNLEAHIDSALGHCARDTKLITFCSGEECDLSLHMARNLQAFGYTNLGIFFGGSREWVAFDLKLERRRNCEE from the coding sequence ATGGCCATTAGACAGCTAACAATTCTATTGATTATCTCGGTGGTTCTCGGCCTTGGAGTGAACCTGGTTTCCCCCAACAGCATTGCGGTTATTGGTAAATACCGGTCGCTATCCAGTGGCACTGAACCGATTATCCCCCCCAATGCTGATGTCGATGACCCTCCCTTCATAGCCCTTGATCTGGCCGAATTAGAGTTCAACAGCGGGAATGTCGTGTTCATTGATTGCCGGGAGCCGGAAGAGTTCGAATGCGGTACGATTCCCGGAGCGATCAATATTCCTTTTGACTATCTTCCAGAGGACAATCTGGAGGCACACATCGATTCAGCTCTGGGCCACTGTGCTCGGGATACCAAACTGATTACATTCTGCTCTGGGGAGGAGTGTGATTTATCGTTGCACATGGCACGCAATTTACAGGCTTTTGGCTACACGAACTTAGGGATCTTTTTTGGTGGTTCTCGCGAATGGGTTGCCTTCGACCTGAAGCTTGAGCGGAGGCGCAATTGCGAAGAATAG
- a CDS encoding general secretion pathway protein GspB: MTDATRKKIVYGVSVVAVLWAVTNIPDKDSKSVQTDIQPSLEQPITGSAVTHVPEKLVDIKRYENLEWGSDPFRTPVKTEAKQVEQVRNWVLSGIVFNPDQPMAIINNTTVGIGDMVDQAKVIAIERKRVTLNYRGSQITLMVAKG, translated from the coding sequence ATGACAGATGCCACCCGCAAGAAGATTGTCTACGGAGTTTCAGTAGTGGCTGTACTTTGGGCAGTAACTAACATCCCCGACAAAGACAGCAAGAGCGTTCAAACAGACATACAACCGTCTTTAGAACAACCAATTACCGGGTCCGCAGTTACTCATGTTCCTGAGAAACTGGTAGACATTAAGCGATACGAGAACCTTGAGTGGGGTTCAGATCCATTCCGGACACCGGTCAAAACTGAAGCGAAGCAAGTGGAACAAGTCAGAAACTGGGTGCTGTCCGGTATTGTCTTCAATCCAGACCAGCCCATGGCAATAATAAACAATACCACCGTCGGAATCGGTGACATGGTCGATCAAGCCAAAGTCATCGCAATCGAACGCAAAAGGGTCACTCTGAACTACCGTGGCTCGCAAATAACTCTGATGGTAGCCAAAGGATAA
- a CDS encoding DoxX family membrane protein — MRRIVDNDYLTMLFRLAVGGVFIGASVYKIIEPGDFARSIWYYHMVPGNLINLMALILPWLELVAGLCLVIGVLYRGAVIAVNGMTVIFIIALSVAIQRGIDIDCGCFKAAQASGEAAWEALIFDLVLIVLTIQLALSQSTKWRLK; from the coding sequence TTGCGAAGAATAGTCGACAACGATTATCTGACCATGCTCTTTCGACTGGCCGTGGGAGGTGTCTTCATCGGGGCTTCGGTGTACAAGATTATTGAGCCGGGCGACTTCGCTAGATCTATCTGGTACTACCACATGGTTCCGGGCAATCTGATCAACTTGATGGCGCTGATTTTGCCCTGGCTGGAACTTGTGGCCGGTCTGTGTCTCGTTATTGGCGTGCTCTACCGGGGGGCAGTCATTGCGGTCAATGGGATGACCGTGATCTTCATTATAGCTTTGTCAGTTGCCATTCAACGTGGCATTGACATTGATTGCGGCTGTTTCAAAGCGGCCCAGGCTTCGGGAGAAGCGGCCTGGGAGGCGTTAATATTTGACCTGGTGCTGATTGTCCTGACGATCCAATTGGCCTTGAGCCAATCTACCAAGTGGCGTCTGAAGTAG
- the pilM gene encoding pilus assembly protein PilM, with protein sequence MSIGTLFKRKADNVESDPTAGIEPIAVTVTETQISPWRNWYFGKCLAFHLETDSIQMAACHHSANSRRIIELRKVYIPSELTEATARQNFIGQAIDEFLTDHGKGKPRIAVVLGASDTAFRTFHMPILRKTELDSAIKLETEKQIPFPIDESIVDYRRVSKIAAGGRTRYRIALQASTKNRIESSLAPFHTRGIKIHQVYNSHDVIGQLLEYLPDFDSDASYVLLNVGQQHTEIAFYRGTSLEFIHVSKIGTSMAGKGTDLQFEYLGETLASEIRTSLDYYSGQYRTPAFSKIYIYGDLTYCKEIVAPLKTRLGYEFLHFPTERFRSSGRDAFSDYDTAAVCLSSLSAAMCNVRLANLLPPEDKAQHARQRQDYWGRLSLGLITFLLAVGWWIVREDLNTIRDAALDATRQVESFRGSDAYHHYNILKGQIASTRTYLSEAQRDPSYLALSLKELSLLTPEGIYLDQFKFEHKDQNENLTITGRAISNTIPPEIMVAEYLEALNASPFYSEVTIKRHQKTSTGDGFQIEFSFGLRGII encoded by the coding sequence ATGTCTATTGGTACGCTGTTTAAGAGGAAGGCCGACAATGTCGAGAGCGATCCAACGGCAGGGATCGAACCGATTGCTGTTACAGTAACAGAGACACAGATTAGTCCCTGGCGGAATTGGTATTTCGGGAAATGTCTGGCCTTCCACCTGGAAACAGATTCGATACAGATGGCAGCTTGCCATCATTCTGCCAATAGCCGACGCATCATTGAACTGCGCAAGGTCTACATACCTTCTGAATTGACCGAAGCAACAGCGAGACAGAACTTCATTGGTCAAGCTATTGATGAATTCCTGACTGACCACGGGAAAGGCAAACCACGCATAGCAGTAGTATTGGGAGCCAGCGACACAGCCTTTCGCACCTTCCATATGCCTATTCTTAGGAAGACGGAACTGGATTCAGCAATAAAGTTAGAGACCGAGAAGCAGATCCCATTCCCGATCGATGAGTCTATCGTCGACTATCGCCGCGTCAGTAAGATAGCTGCTGGCGGACGCACGCGGTATCGGATCGCTCTGCAAGCGTCTACAAAGAACAGGATTGAAAGTAGCCTGGCTCCTTTCCATACTCGCGGTATCAAGATCCATCAAGTATATAATTCCCATGATGTTATCGGACAGTTGCTGGAGTACTTGCCCGACTTCGATTCCGATGCATCCTACGTTCTTCTAAACGTTGGCCAACAGCATACTGAGATAGCATTTTACAGGGGTACATCGCTGGAGTTCATCCATGTCTCTAAGATCGGGACCTCAATGGCTGGCAAGGGAACTGACCTCCAATTTGAGTATCTGGGTGAGACCCTGGCTTCAGAAATCCGGACCTCGCTAGATTATTATTCGGGACAGTATCGAACTCCGGCGTTTTCCAAAATATACATCTATGGCGACCTGACCTACTGTAAGGAAATAGTCGCCCCACTGAAAACACGCCTTGGATACGAGTTCCTCCACTTCCCCACCGAACGATTCCGTTCTTCAGGTAGGGATGCATTCTCAGACTATGACACTGCCGCGGTATGCCTGTCATCGTTGAGTGCGGCTATGTGCAACGTACGCCTGGCTAACTTGCTGCCTCCTGAAGATAAAGCACAGCACGCCAGACAGAGACAGGATTACTGGGGGCGACTCTCGCTCGGGCTCATCACTTTCCTGCTGGCAGTGGGTTGGTGGATAGTGCGGGAGGACTTGAACACAATTCGCGACGCGGCGCTTGACGCCACTCGACAGGTGGAGAGTTTTCGCGGTTCCGATGCATACCACCATTATAACATACTCAAGGGGCAGATCGCGAGCACTCGAACCTATTTGTCTGAAGCCCAACGCGACCCCAGTTATCTGGCTCTGAGCTTGAAGGAACTATCACTGCTAACCCCCGAGGGCATTTATCTCGACCAATTCAAGTTCGAGCACAAAGACCAGAATGAAAACCTCACTATCACTGGTCGAGCTATTTCGAACACGATCCCACCTGAGATTATGGTCGCAGAATACCTTGAGGCACTCAATGCGAGTCCGTTTTACAGCGAGGTAACCATCAAGAGACATCAGAAGACATCAACCGGTGACGGATTTCAGATCGAGTTCAGTTTCGGATTGCGAGGGATAATATGA
- a CDS encoding type II and III secretion system protein, with the protein MMMRTARVFLLIIIVSVLAQPAIGTSGQDGPKLSLDLKEVSLAMVLNMIAQQHDLNIVISGDVSGEVSLRLDDVDLATGMEAILGPMGYNYYTNDDVIVVKAYDAFASGELASEVVTLKYLTPITAQKSLEPLLSGKGKAIILDKGSKDGSKYTPNRILLVDFPIVVKEMIALLTELDQPERVVSIEVRIIETKIDNKSQLGFSWPTSFSAVMGESAGGESGSGTTGAASHDLNTGDFTWATLTMGQVQVALDLLNEDGNSRLVSDPRITTLENHEAIIKIETIIPIATVSRFTEGAATSDVVTFQDEEIGISLTVTPRINEDGRITLDVLPKIEDIIGYTGPADSQKPITTSRSIKTTITVDDGETAVLGGLLKEDEIEKAYRVPLLGHIPFLGKLLFTRTTKETATTDLIIMITPHVQ; encoded by the coding sequence ATGATGATGCGTACTGCTCGGGTTTTCTTATTAATTATCATAGTGTCTGTACTGGCCCAACCAGCAATTGGCACCTCTGGTCAAGACGGTCCCAAGCTGTCACTCGATCTCAAGGAAGTATCATTGGCGATGGTTCTGAATATGATTGCCCAGCAACACGATTTGAACATTGTCATTTCCGGCGATGTTTCCGGGGAAGTCAGTCTGCGACTTGATGACGTTGACCTGGCAACCGGGATGGAGGCTATCCTGGGACCAATGGGATACAACTACTATACTAATGACGACGTGATCGTTGTCAAGGCGTATGACGCCTTTGCATCGGGGGAGTTGGCTTCAGAGGTAGTAACGCTAAAATATCTGACTCCCATCACTGCCCAGAAGTCGCTTGAGCCCCTTCTGTCCGGGAAAGGCAAAGCCATTATACTGGACAAGGGAAGCAAGGACGGTTCGAAATACACCCCTAACAGGATTCTGCTTGTTGATTTTCCCATTGTAGTCAAAGAGATGATTGCCCTTTTGACCGAGCTCGATCAGCCGGAACGGGTCGTGTCAATCGAAGTCAGAATTATCGAGACAAAAATTGATAACAAGTCCCAGCTTGGATTCTCGTGGCCAACATCATTCTCCGCCGTCATGGGCGAAAGCGCCGGTGGGGAATCGGGCAGTGGTACCACCGGAGCCGCCTCTCACGATCTGAACACAGGAGATTTTACCTGGGCCACCCTGACCATGGGGCAGGTTCAAGTAGCTCTCGACCTTCTCAACGAGGATGGCAACAGCCGATTGGTCTCCGATCCGCGCATCACGACGCTGGAAAACCATGAGGCCATTATAAAAATTGAGACTATCATCCCCATTGCCACGGTCAGCCGTTTCACCGAAGGAGCCGCCACCTCGGATGTAGTTACTTTTCAGGATGAGGAAATAGGCATCTCCCTCACCGTCACCCCAAGGATAAACGAAGATGGTCGTATTACTCTGGATGTTCTTCCTAAGATTGAGGACATAATTGGCTACACCGGTCCGGCGGATAGTCAAAAGCCGATCACAACCTCTCGCTCCATCAAAACTACGATCACTGTCGATGATGGTGAGACGGCCGTATTGGGTGGATTACTGAAGGAAGATGAGATCGAAAAAGCCTACCGGGTGCCGCTACTGGGACATATCCCATTTCTGGGCAAGCTATTATTCACCCGCACTACTAAGGAAACTGCTACCACTGATTTGATAATAATGATTACACCCCACGTCCAGTAG